In Ptychodera flava strain L36383 chromosome 6, AS_Pfla_20210202, whole genome shotgun sequence, the sequence ttacaatatactTTTGGTCTGTCACTCTTGTGGGTGAATTTTTAATCTAACTGAGTCATTAAGTTTTCACCTGcataatttttaatgaaaatcgaacattttattttccgaATTCCCAATAGAGTttctaacacagggatggcagctactttgaatttcaaatatccgtaattctttggtaatttttctctctagtaccaaaatttgcacggcgacccttggtttttaatcttgattttgaaagagagtggtcgAAAGTTTCCCGAgaagagtttgagcaaaagtttaggtttTTCCGTTTCGAGGCTTGTGCTATCTTATAGGGTCAGACTTCTTAGGTTTTGATGGTGTAATCTATGTGCATGACCGGCCACCTCTTTATTTCTTCTGCTGACACAgcattaaataaagttttgaatttgATTTGAATCCCAATGTTGACTGAAAACGAGTTGCGTCAGAAAAATAACGGATGAAAACAGGAAAGTATGTCAGAAAGTGTCGCAATTTTCGGCATTGTTTAACAGCTTCAAAGAACTCTCTAAGTTATTCCCATTTCGCTGtccttttaaaaaaataacacattGTACTGGTATGAATATTATTATCACAATGATTGATTGGTGATCAGGTAATAAGTGTCACCTTGAAAACGCTCCGTGCATAAGCGGGGTCGACCTGCATCTGTGACAGAGCatacttgttgttgttgttttttcacgAATATCACGCGTGCAGCGCGCCCTGCATGTGAACTCGAAATGCCGTGTTTTCGCTAGAACGATACACAACTATTTTCAAGAAATATCATTTGGTTTCGATTATCGTTCTAATTTTCAATCACTGGAAAGAAATTTCATAAGTGATATaagtaaaatcattttttgaTTCTCATTGAGATCTCTTGTAGGATGATGCCCCGTCAAACGACGGTGTATGAAAGTCGATCCGTTTGTTTTGCAGGGGATATTCCTAATATATTCACGAGAACTATTATTATCAACCGTCTGACGATACCGAACTTGCTCTGTTAAGGAGTAATCTtaaaacaaattataatatgCTCATACGACATAGTGCAATCTGGTTTGTAACAACAAATGCTTCGAAAGGCCTGACACAACTTGGATATCTGATTCCGTCCTTCGGATGTCTCCATTATCATTTGAATAAGCAGAACCTAACATTAGATGTAGATTTTCAGACCTTTTTGTAGCTACCTTGATGCAGAACGACGCCAATTAACATGCGATGCACGCTCGTGATCACAGGGGACGCAAGTAAATTCTTGTTTAGTGCACTTCAATTCTATCCATGTCCCCAAAGATACCTTCGAATAatcactatttttatttcattccctCACCACACTGAGAAGATTTACACTAAATCtaccaaaaattgaaagtttatttctttgttttttcaaGTCATTATCACACATGAAAAGGGACTATCTTATTTATATGGTTCTTGTCTGTGAACCCGATCTGATCAAGGCATCGTGCTGGATACTAGCGCGCCCTCTAACGAGTTGACATTGAACCGTGCTCCTTCTTCGTATTACTATTGTAGGGTAGACTTTTCCTTTTGGGGTAGGCAGGTCATCATCTTCACCGAAAAGGGTCTCAGAAGTTGAAGTTAAACAGCAATTGAGATAATGGAGCATTGTTTATTGTAATAGAACACTCCCTGGGCACAGATATCCGGACCCTCAGACTTAAAGTTTTACGATACATTTTTGGTCTACAAcctgtggggactcattttgaaactcatgaCGTAACTTAAGTTCATCTACACCGGCTTACGCttggaaaatagaaaattgtattttacctCCCTTATACAGTTAACGCAAGTAATGTAAACtgcagaaaaaaacaacaaacataaaCGACATGGGTGATTTATTCTGATTATGCTTCATAACAGTGtcattcattttttcaaaactactacCAGTCTATGCGCATGACATAAGACTGTACGTGGGAAACTTGCatgtattcttatttttttcagcaaAAGGATATTCAAGTGCGTAAGTGAAGGGCATGATAAATTCGGACACACCACGAGAGGctgttttcgaaatttattAAGATCTTCTGAAATTCGTACAAATTAATTACTGGTGCATTGTCAACTGTATACTAAACCTTTTAGTATTTCAACTTTAATATCACGATATTagcaacaaatttaaaataataaatgcGACCTTTCAAATTTATCAGATTCTTCTCCAAAGGTCTAGGTGGTtacattttgaatgacccccGGGCCGGGGTTAATAACGACTACACACTGCATACGCTGGGGAGTCttacagtaaaatattattCTAACAAGCGCAGTACGAATACAGTTTTAAAATAGTTTTTTGGATGAGATAGCAACAAAGGTAAAAGACGCCATCGGCTGAGATCTTCTGTAACATTACAAAAGCCCTATGTGATATATCTTAACATTATTTTGAAACCAATATTTGGTCATCTGTTGGTTTAATCATCGGCGCTTTATTCTGAAAACTTGAGTTTTTATATCTGTTCACGTTTTTTAACTTCACATTATGGCAGTTTACATCCCGTAGAGGTTGCGACCATATGTTTATGAAAAGACTAGattaaaatgtgtaatttttcaaTTCTTCGCTACATTTGTCCCGAGGCTCGCTCACTTATATCATATATGGATAATTCTACATCAATGCAAAGATATATGATTGCTTCTactgaaaattatattttcttgaGTAATGACGGACTCCTCCAGCGATTTGCGTAATTCCTGCATCCATGCGATGCGTGATGTGTTGGCTGTGCGTTATCTACTGCCCTTGCATCTCTCGCAGTCTCTTCAAGATGTAGCGTACCACCAGCACCGGTGGTCTTTGCTCCCAAATGCGTGACGTCTCAGGCGAAGCAGTGTAATCATCACCTTCCAGTCTGTTTAAGAGTGCAACACAAGCCACGCCAGCTGTTGAAGTTGCAAACACAGTCGATGAGCATTTATTTGTGCTGACAGTCTaagaatttttttgttgataaattgTCTATTTTACCCATTATTAATTactattattgatattattattattattattattgttgttgttgttgttgtcgttgttgttgtcgttgctgttgttgtcgtcgtcgcCGCCGCCGCCGTCATAATCTGTTGTCCGTTAATGGCTGTGTGTGCAACAAATAATCTACTAATAGACTTTTTCACATCAATACAGTAAAGGATTATTTGTGCTCTGAACTTTACAGAAGTGGGTGTCTTTTTTGGTGCCCATTTTGTGTTTTATAATGTGGGTAGTCACTAAAATCTGCCAAGATGAGAGAACGCTAGCTGTTTAAACTTCCAGttgttttctgtaaaatatttcgTCAATTGAACATCATAATTTGGTAAGTTTCCGTACTGAATACGATTACATTGCAATGTTTACTTTGATATGTCCCGACTGCCATAGTGTGCCGATAGCTTGCTTCCAAATTATGTCTCCCTGCTGTCTTTCTGTGTCTCTCTCCCTGTCTCtccctgtctctctctgtctctgtgtctctgtgtcccggtctctgtctctgtgtctctgtctctgtctctgccattctgtctgtccgtctgtctgtctgtctgtctgtctgtctgtctgtctgtctgtctgtctgtctgtctgtctccctctctctctctctctcaatttaCTTCTCAACGTCAACGCCAATGTACTCCTGTTTATACAGCTGTCTGTCAGTTCTTACCTTTGAAGTTGGCTCTGTTGACCATGGCAGCGAGGCAGGTTGCCTCCTTATCGATATTTCTCACACCATTGTCGTACGCTTCTTTCAGATAAGCCAGCTTGTCTTCCTCCGTGTAATCGCAGAACGCACCATCCAGACGTGCCTGTCCTGTTTATAGTAATTAAGAATAATAGAAATAAAGAAGAAGAACAAGTTCAGGTTTAAAATAGGTACATATTTGTCGCATATTTATCGCCGAGCACAATAGCTATTTTCACTAACATGTTCTACTTCAACCATAGACATAAATAGTTGCTAGATAGGGCACCCCTTTTATGGAAGTTGTGGCGGGAATCGTAGGAAGTACATAATTAGCCCTAGTACAGATCCATTTTTACCCAGTTGCGCGTATTGACTCGATGATTCGAAGAGGGTTATGAATGCTTTGATTTTAAAGAGGTATAGTCGATGTGCAAAATTTTcgtcaaaatcaattgtttcCTACAATTGTTGCGAACACGAATCACGCATCTGGGAAAGCACAAGGTATTAGGGCAGTCTGTTGCATTGATATAAAAAGAGTAATTATCAAAAACTTCATTACCTTCATAAAAGTCATCAGTTGCCATGGTTTTGTTGATGACAACATCATAGCCGTCTTCGGGGAGACAGCAGCTTTTGAGTCCCTCCACGACTTCTCCACTCAGAGGGGTCGGCCAGGATCTCAGTTGTCCAACAACTGGCTGAAAGGTGAAGGGAAGACAGACCAGGTCCAAGATTACATCACTTGTACCGTTAGTAAGGACATTGAACATGTTCACGGTAAGAATTTCCCAAAACTAGGTTATTCTTTTGGTGTTTAACATTTTATACCTAGTATGTCCTCGGTTATGACAAGTATACCGACGCGAACTCTTAATAATTAGATATAGCTTGCATCAAAGATATATATCATCATTCAACAAGTGAATGTAATGTTTTAAACAAATCACTATAGGTAGGACATTAAGTCGAAGTCTCCTAGAGCCGAGATGTTTTGTTAATACATTACAGAACTGCCCTTACCAGCTGATAGACTGGTCGGAATTCATGATTCACCGCTTCGTCAGCGATGACAACAGTGCCCGGTTCAACGCCGACACCGCCGCTTGTACCGAGACGGATGAAAACCACGTCAGTGCAACCAGCATATCTCAGCAGTTTGATGACCTCGTTCAGCACCGTAGACAATGACGGCATTCCAATTCCGTGCTATTGCAAAAAAGAAATCAAGGGGAATGTGTGGTCTAATTGTCCGTAATGAATAAAAACTATGGTACAATTTGTATCGGCCTTTACTCAGTTCTTTTGGTCAGATGTTATCTTTTCGACGGAGCAAAGTTGTCACAAGGTATATGTAACATTAGTTTTTTAAATAATTCCTGATGCGAATGAGCTGTGAGCAATATTTTCTGGGGGTATGGAGAAGATGCTAGTGAAAGAAAGTCAAGAAAATCCCAAAATCAGAGGAGCACACACAGTGAAATGtacagtgtctgtctgtctgtctgtctgtctgtctgtttgtttgtctgtctctctatttAAAATTTTTCTTGAATAATTTTGGGACATATAATCGCAAACTGACTATGTTCGTCGCTCTGCCCCTTTGCCTATTGTTCAACGAGCCGTATGACTTCGATGTTCAAGTCGCGCTTGTTACTATTGTCCAAATATGAATACGGTGTGTCGATTCTATTTAAGAACTCAGAAAAATTGTAGGAAGCAAGTATACTTTAAAATAATCTCGAAAGTCAACACAGCAAAAGGGCAGAACAATAAGTAATGAGAAGAGATAGTTAGTTGAGGGAGAGACATTTACGATATTCGGCTTACGTTTACTGATAACACTGGACCAACTTTGTACATCACATATCGGTCAGTTCTGCAAAGATTCTCCACTGCCGTGGGAAGATCAAGTTGAAGGCCACTTGCGGATAGTTCCTTCAACACGAACTTGGCAAAGTTTTCCATCCGTGTGGTGCTGCCACCGGTACAGACAAACTATTTAAAAGGAAATGttataaagaaatcaactatttCTGTTAACTTTCAATCTGGGTACGTGTATACTCGTTCCATATCATACGTACCGTCGTACAAAATAGGTATCTGTCGTGTGAATGCAGCGCCCTCTATTTGCATTTTACGTGTCAATCTCGACACAACCGTGAAGGACCTTTCTGTGGGCAGGTATTGTCAGCAA encodes:
- the LOC139135998 gene encoding uridine phosphorylase 1-like, with product MRDTSLRSTSRFVCTGGSTTRMENFAKFVLKELSASGLQLDLPTAVENLCRTDRYVMYKVGPVLSVNHGIGMPSLSTVLNEVIKLLRYAGCTDVVFIRLGTSGGVGVEPGTVVIADEAVNHEFRPVYQLPVVGQLRSWPTPLSGEVVEGLKSCCLPEDGYDVVINKTMATDDFYEGQARLDGAFCDYTEEDKLAYLKEAYDNGVRNIDKEATCLAAMVNRANFKAGVACVALLNRLEGDDYTASPETSRIWEQRPPVLVVRYILKRLREMQGQ